The region GGCCAGCCCAGTAGCTCATCTAAAAAGAAGCTGGTTTCCCCGGTTTTTTTGTTTTTGTACAGGCGCCTTTTGTAGAGAAATTCCCCAAAGGTGCTGATGGCTGTTTTATCCCGAAACCCGACCACCTTCCAGGTGCTCCGGTCACGTTCATTCATCAGGTGGGTATGTATAAAAAGTAGCGCGGGAACGAAGAAGAAACTCCTTTAATCTTTAAAACGGATAGTACAATTATGCAAAACGCCTTTTCCGCATCAGGCAAACCCAGGCTCTGGGCGGGTTTGGGTGGTTAGATCCAAAATGGCTTGAAACGAGCGAAAGGATTTCGAAGTAGGGCTCCACAGAGTTAACAATATCTCTGGCAGTCCTCTGTGGTGGACCTGGACCATCACGTCGTTCATCGGCGTTGCCAATAATACTCAGCCACAGGCCATCTTCTTCTAAATGGACAGCTACATTTTCAGCAAAGCTCTTCCGTTCTTCATCCGAATTTAATGAATGAAAACAACCCCTATCAAATGCAAAGCCAAATGGCGCCCCTTCAATCTTGTTTGTAAGGAAGTCAATCACAATAAAAGTACATTTGACATCAGCTTTTGAAGCTTTCTCTATAGCTCTTTGTATTGCAATTTCGGATTTGCCCACCCTTGAGGGCGGGCTGAAGCGACAGGGAGACCTTGACCCGGGAGTTCCACCCGGTGCGCCTACGGAACGATTATCCGTTCCCGTACTCCAGGCGCCTTCGTGGCTACATTATAACATATCAGCGGGAAGAAAATGGAGAGGATTATACACCGAAATCAACAAAATTGGCTAACTTTTGTTATTAATAAAGAGGGTACGTGCTATGGATACCTTTTTCAAGTTCATAGAAGTCTTTGCACCCATCAATTAATTTAACCAGGCCGGTGACGAAAAAAAGGACTGCACCCACTATTTGGCGAATATTTAGCATGAGACCTCACACTCCTTTAGCTTGACTTTTGGTGTTTTTTTGGGGCGAGGTCTCATTTCTTTTTCAGGGAGCTGATCCCCTTCTGGTGCCTACTGAAATTTTACAAGGCCCTCCGGGTTGCCGGTATCAACCCGTTTTCGCCCGCCTTTGGAACAGTTCCGGGATCGTAGTGGGCGATCACCATCATGGCCCCATCCCACACCCCGCGGCAGTACGGGTCGTCCCTGTAGTGTCGCAGGCGGGACTTGAGTTCGGCGACAATCTCTTCCATGTCTTTCCCCATCCGCCACGTCACCCTTCCCTTGAAGAAAAGAAAGGCCGGGTTTTCGTAACCCGACCTTTAATCTTTCTGAATTAACTCAACTGCTTTCTTGATAACCGCTTCCGAAAGGCGGAAGTTTGTTTTAATTAAGGACTCCACGGCGTCGATTGCTTCCTGTTTCGTTAAGATTCCTTCTTTTGTGGGCCCGCACCAATAGGCCTAGGGTTCCCGCCACCTCGACACCGGCACTCAATGCAACTTTGCGTGCCTTTTTGTCGTCGGTAAGGATCGCCTTCGCACCGGTTTCTTCAGCAAGAACAATGCACTCACATTCACCCCTGCCTCTTAAATCCCCCTGGAGAAGACGCACCATTTTCTGGTTATTGATGCTTTTAACTTGCAACCAGCCCAAATTTACCGCTTCAGTTATTTCCCTGCTCCCGTGAAGGCCCTTTAGCGCCTCCTGGTACACGGCTTCCGGAATAATAGCCGAACCCCAGAGTCTTCCCAAAAGCCATAGAAGCCCGATCCGACCCAGGGCGATTAAAACGGTAGTGTCACTCACCACTACCATATCTTAATCTCCCCAGGGTCTCCAGGTCGTTTGCCAGGTCTTGTTCGTCGTAGTCCAGGTTAACTCCAAAATCGGCCAGCGTTTCCAAAAAGGAAGAGTAATCCGTACCCGAAAGTTCCACTGCCTTACCCAAAGATATTTTTCTTTCCGCATAAAGGGAAACGGCCAGCCGTTTCATGATCTCCCCGGCAAGGTTGCGCCGAACGCCCAAAACATCCTGTATTTCCTCCGGTATCCGCAAAACCACTTCTCTCACCTTAACCACCCCCGGAAGTATTATACCCCGGAGAAAGGCCGCCTTTCCAGCGTTTTCGGCCACGAAAATA is a window of Desulfofundulus luciae DNA encoding:
- a CDS encoding DUF3368 domain-containing protein, encoding MVVVSDTTVLIALGRIGLLWLLGRLWGSAIIPEAVYQEALKGLHGSREITEAVNLGWLQVKSINNQKMVRLLQGDLRGRGECECIVLAEETGAKAILTDDKKARKVALSAGVEVAGTLGLLVRAHKRRNLNETGSNRRRGVLN
- a CDS encoding UPF0175 family protein; translated protein: MAENAGKAAFLRGIILPGVVKVREVVLRIPEEIQDVLGVRRNLAGEIMKRLAVSLYAERKISLGKAVELSGTDYSSFLETLADFGVNLDYDEQDLANDLETLGRLRYGSGE